The following proteins are co-located in the Eublepharis macularius isolate TG4126 chromosome 5, MPM_Emac_v1.0, whole genome shotgun sequence genome:
- the AMIGO1 gene encoding amphoterin-induced protein 1: MWFQDASVPRRSLAPGLGGSALLLLLLLLLSLGIARRGGLALSCPKDCMCASNIISCSNADLKLLPLHLPPYVAVLDLSHNNLTQVKAEWAPSQLPHLHSLLLNHNRLSFISVEAFNNLPHLKYLDLSSNSIASLGENLFSKLKELEVLLLYNNKISKIDHTAFEEMASLQKLYLSHNVISRFPLELIKKDGALLPELALLDLSGNKIKNFPVDDVKDLPAWVKNGLYVHRNPLMCSCNLYSLFSHWQKRQLSSAVDFEEELRCDKDLSRKGIKILSLSNPEIMNCTEVKEQLFIAYRGENVTINCDTRQRGVTIREWVTPRFERVPQENNNSSMLVLTNGSLQISNIGVEDMGPYTCYAVSQVFNETLYVHVTVHNFTQHGASDTLNTAYTTLVGCILSVILVLIYLYLTPCRCWCRSNEKQANQQEDSINSSMLSTTPNHNVEVARGKEGLNRHTMSSNAQGQNGKCKSNSSPKQVAKGAKKEERKMSDPDSVSSVFSDTPIVGISQSEGGRGCSRDKAGAELVGLL; encoded by the coding sequence ATGTGGTTTCAAGATGCCTCGGTGCCCCGTCGAAGTCTGGCGCCCGGCTTGGGGGGTtctgctttgctgctgctgctgctgctgctgctgagtttGGGCATTGCCCGCAGAGGTGGGTTGGCGCTGAGCTGCCCCAAGGACTGTATGTGTGCCAGCAACATCATCAGCTGCTCTAATGCTGACTTGAAGCTCTTGCCCTTGCATTTGCCTCCCTATGTGGCTGTCTTGGACTTGAGCCACAATAACCTGACGCAAGTGAAAGCCGAGTGGGCTCCTTCCCAGCTCCCTCATCTCCACTCTCTGCTCCTCAACCACAATCGCCTGTCCTTCATCTCCGTGGAGGCATTCAACAACCTTCCTCATCTGAAGTACTTGGACCTCTCCTCTAATTCTATTGCTTCTCTAGGGGAGAACCTCTTCAGTAAGCTGAAGGAGCTGGAGGTGCTGCTTCTCTacaacaacaagatttccaagatcGACCACACTGCGTTTGAGGAGATGGCCAGTCTCCAGAAATTATATCTGAGCCATAATGTGATCTCTCGTTTCCCCCTCGAGCTGATAAAAAAGGATGGAGCTTTGCTTCCAGAGCTTGCGTTGCTGGACCTCTCTGGCAACAAAATCAAGAACTTTCCTgtggatgatgtgaaagacctcccagCCTGGGTGAAAAATGGACTTTATGTGCACAGAAACCCCCTCATGTGCAGCTGTAATCTCTACAGTCTCTTCAGTCACTGGCAGAAAAGGCAGCTGAGCTCAGCTGTGGACTTTGAGGAGGAGCTCAGATGTGATAAAGATCTGAGTAGGAAAGGGATCAAAATCTTAAGCCTCAGCAACCCAGAAATTATGAACTGCACTGAAGTCAAAGAGCAGTTGTTTATAGCCTACCGTGGGGAAAATGTGACTATCAATTGTGACACCAGGCAGCGAGGGGTCACCATCAGAGAATGGGTGACACCCAGATTTGAGCGTGTCCCTCAGGAGAATAACAATAGCTCCATGCTCGTGCTGACCAATGGAAGCCTACAGATAAGCAACATTGGTGTGGAGGACATGGGCCCATATACCTGCTATGCGGTAAGCCAGGTGTTCAATGAGACCCTCTATGTGCATGTGACCGTCCATAACTTCACCCAGCATGGAGCCTCTGACACACTCAACACAGCCTACACCACCCTTGTAGGCTGCATCTTGAGCGTCATCCTTGTGCTCATCTACCTTTACCTGACCCCGTGCCGTTGCTGGTGCCGCAGCAATGAGAAACAGGCCAACCAACAGGAGGACAGCATCAATTCCTCAATGCTCAGCACCACTCCTAACCACAATGTTGAGGTGGCCAGAGGCAAGGAAGGATTAAATCGCCACACGATGTCAAGTAATGCACAAGGCCAGAATGGCAAATGCAAGTCCAACAGCTCCCCCAAACAGGTTGCTAAAGGGGCCAagaaggaagagaggaaaatgtCGGATCCAGACTCTGTCAGCTCAGTCTTCTCAGATACTCCCATTGTGGGAATTTCACAGAGTGAGGGAGGAAGAGGTTGTAGTAGAGATAAGGCAGGAGCTGAATTAGTGGGATTGCTGTGA